One region of Cucurbita pepo subsp. pepo cultivar mu-cu-16 chromosome LG03, ASM280686v2, whole genome shotgun sequence genomic DNA includes:
- the LOC111789688 gene encoding uncharacterized protein LOC111789688 isoform X3 — protein sequence MVAGRYSPPWFSVAPMMDCTDNHYRTLARLISKHAWLYSEMLAAETIVYQKDNLDRFLAFSPDQHPIVLQIGGNNLNNIAKAVELANPYGYDEINLNCGCPSPKVAGHGCFGARLMLDPKFVGEAMSVIAANTDAPVSVKCRIGVDDHDSYNELCDFIYKVSSLSPTKHFIIHSRKALLNGISPAENRNIPPLKYEYFYALMRDFPDLRFTINGGINTVDEVNAALRLGAHGVMVGRAAYQNPWRTLGHVDTAIYGAPSSGITRRQVLEQYQVYGDSVLGTYGNKPNIRDVVKPLLHLFYTDPGNGPWKRKADFAFQHCKTIKSFFEETLVAIPDYILDAPVAEPPSGREDLFANTLRLMPPPYEDREQKSMDDAVS from the exons ATGGTTGCTGGACGTTATTCCCCTCCTTGGTTTAG TGTTGCTCCTATGATGGATTGCACTGACAATCACTACAGAACTCTTGCTCGTTTAATATCAAAGCACGCATGGCTGTACAGCGAGATGCTTGCTGCTGAAACAATTGTTTACCAAAAAGATAATCTT GACAGATTTTTAGCATTTTCTCCAGACCAGCATCCTATTGTCCTGCAAATTGGAGGAAACAATTTGAATAACATTGCAAAAGCTGTTGAACTTGCCAATCCTTACGGCTatgatgaaattaatttgaa CTGTGGATGTCCAAGTCCAAAGGTGGCTGGACATGGGTGCTTCGGTGCTCGCCTTATGCTGGATCCTAAG TTTGTTGGTGAAGCTATGTCAGTAATTGCTGCCAACACTGACGCCCCTGTAAGCGTGAAATGTCGAATTGGCGTCGATGACCATGATTCATATAATGAACTTT gTGATTTTATTTACAAAGTTTCTTCTTTGTCGCCAACTAAGCATTTCATAATCCATTCCCGCAAGGCACTGCTCAATGGTATTAGCCCAGCTGAAAATCGAAATATTCCTCCTTTGAA ATATGAATATTTCTATGCACTGATGCGCGACTTTCCAGACTTGAGATTCACAATAAATGGGGGCATTAACACTGTTGATGAG GTTAATGCTGCTCTCAGGCTCGGAGCTCATGGTGTAATGGTGGGTCGAGCTGCTTACCAAAA CCCTTGGCGTACTTTAGGACATGTAGACACTGCAATTTATGGTGCGCCTAGCAGTGGTATAACCCGTCGTCAG GTCCTTGAACAATATCAAGTTTATGGGGATTCTGTTTTGGGTACATATGGAAATAAACCAAATATTCGTGATGTTGTGAAG CCGTTGCTTCACCTTTTTTATACAGATCCTGGAAATGGTCCATGGAAGCGTAAAGCTGATTTTGCTTTTCAGCATTGCAAG ACCATCAAATCATTTTTCGAGGAAACACTTGTGGCCATTCCAGATTATATATTGGATGCTCCTGTAGCAGAACCTCCATCAGGACGTGAAGATCTTTTTGCCAATACGCTTAGATTGATGCCTCCTCCATACGAGGACAGAGAGCAAAAG TCCATGGATGATGCTGTAAGCTAG
- the LOC111789688 gene encoding uncharacterized protein LOC111789688 isoform X1, with protein sequence MMKFAGCSVSASLSPVQSFIQKSHPRLSSSILQKNLYKPSSWFSGNQILQQSPEAEMVAGRYSPPWFSVAPMMDCTDNHYRTLARLISKHAWLYSEMLAAETIVYQKDNLDRFLAFSPDQHPIVLQIGGNNLNNIAKAVELANPYGYDEINLNCGCPSPKVAGHGCFGARLMLDPKFVGEAMSVIAANTDAPVSVKCRIGVDDHDSYNELCDFIYKVSSLSPTKHFIIHSRKALLNGISPAENRNIPPLKYEYFYALMRDFPDLRFTINGGINTVDEVNAALRLGAHGVMVGRAAYQNPWRTLGHVDTAIYGAPSSGITRRQVLEQYQVYGDSVLGTYGNKPNIRDVVKPLLHLFYTDPGNGPWKRKADFAFQHCKTIKSFFEETLVAIPDYILDAPVAEPPSGREDLFANTLRLMPPPYEDREQKSMDDAVS encoded by the exons ATGATGAAGTTTGCTGGATGTTCTGTTTCAGCTTCTTTGTCTCCCGTCCAGTCTTTCATTCAGAAGAGCCATCCTAGGCTGTCATCCAGTATATTGCAAAAGAATTTGTATAAACCAAGTAGTTGGTTTTCTGGTAATCAGATACTTCAGCAAAGTCCAGAAGCAGAAATGGTTGCTGGACGTTATTCCCCTCCTTGGTTTAG TGTTGCTCCTATGATGGATTGCACTGACAATCACTACAGAACTCTTGCTCGTTTAATATCAAAGCACGCATGGCTGTACAGCGAGATGCTTGCTGCTGAAACAATTGTTTACCAAAAAGATAATCTT GACAGATTTTTAGCATTTTCTCCAGACCAGCATCCTATTGTCCTGCAAATTGGAGGAAACAATTTGAATAACATTGCAAAAGCTGTTGAACTTGCCAATCCTTACGGCTatgatgaaattaatttgaa CTGTGGATGTCCAAGTCCAAAGGTGGCTGGACATGGGTGCTTCGGTGCTCGCCTTATGCTGGATCCTAAG TTTGTTGGTGAAGCTATGTCAGTAATTGCTGCCAACACTGACGCCCCTGTAAGCGTGAAATGTCGAATTGGCGTCGATGACCATGATTCATATAATGAACTTT gTGATTTTATTTACAAAGTTTCTTCTTTGTCGCCAACTAAGCATTTCATAATCCATTCCCGCAAGGCACTGCTCAATGGTATTAGCCCAGCTGAAAATCGAAATATTCCTCCTTTGAA ATATGAATATTTCTATGCACTGATGCGCGACTTTCCAGACTTGAGATTCACAATAAATGGGGGCATTAACACTGTTGATGAG GTTAATGCTGCTCTCAGGCTCGGAGCTCATGGTGTAATGGTGGGTCGAGCTGCTTACCAAAA CCCTTGGCGTACTTTAGGACATGTAGACACTGCAATTTATGGTGCGCCTAGCAGTGGTATAACCCGTCGTCAG GTCCTTGAACAATATCAAGTTTATGGGGATTCTGTTTTGGGTACATATGGAAATAAACCAAATATTCGTGATGTTGTGAAG CCGTTGCTTCACCTTTTTTATACAGATCCTGGAAATGGTCCATGGAAGCGTAAAGCTGATTTTGCTTTTCAGCATTGCAAG ACCATCAAATCATTTTTCGAGGAAACACTTGTGGCCATTCCAGATTATATATTGGATGCTCCTGTAGCAGAACCTCCATCAGGACGTGAAGATCTTTTTGCCAATACGCTTAGATTGATGCCTCCTCCATACGAGGACAGAGAGCAAAAG TCCATGGATGATGCTGTAAGCTAG
- the LOC111790924 gene encoding DNA-directed RNA polymerases II, IV and V subunit 11-like, translated as MNAPDRYERFVVPEGTKKVSYERDTKIINAASFIIEREEHTIGNILRMQLHRDENVLFAGYKLPHPLKYKIIIRIHTASQSSPMQAYNQAINDLDKELDHLKNALEAEFAKFSRDY; from the exons ATGAATGCCCCCGACCGATATGAGCGTTTCGTCGTTCCAGAGGGGACTAAAAA GGTCTCATACGAAAGAGACACCAAGATTATAAATGCGGCGTCGTTTATCATTGAAAGGGAGGAACATACAATTGGAAACATCTTGCGAAT GCAGCTTCATAGAGATGAAAATGTGTTGTTTGCTGGATATAAGCTTCCTCACCCTTTGAAGTATAAAATCATTATCCGG ATCCATACTGCTAGCCAATCGTCGCCGATGCAAGCATATAATCAAGCCATCAACGATTTGGATAAGGAGCTTGATCACTTGAAAAATGCACTTGAG GCTGAGTTCGCAAAGTTCTCAAGGGACTATTGA
- the LOC111789688 gene encoding uncharacterized protein LOC111789688 isoform X2: MMKFAGCSVSASLSPVQSFIQKSHPRLSSSILQKNLYKPSSWFSGNQILQQSPEAEMVAGRYSPPWFSVAPMMDCTDNHYRTLARLISKHAWLYSEMLAAETIVYQKDNLDRFLAFSPDQHPIVLQIGGNNLNNIAKAVELANPYGYDEINLNCGCPSPKVAGHGCFGARLMLDPKFVGEAMSVIAANTDAPVSVKCRIGVDDHDSYNELCDFIYKVSSLSPTKHFIIHSRKALLNGISPAENRNIPPLKYEYFYALMRDFPDLRFTINGGINTVDEVNAALRLGAHGVMVGRAAYQNPWRTLGHVDTAIYGAPSSGITRRQVLEQYQVYGDSVLGTYGNKPNIRDVVKPLLHLFYTDPGNGPWKRKADFAFQHCKTIKSFFEETLVAIPDYILDAPVAEPPSGREDLFANTLRLMPPPYEDREQKVVRNQT, translated from the exons ATGATGAAGTTTGCTGGATGTTCTGTTTCAGCTTCTTTGTCTCCCGTCCAGTCTTTCATTCAGAAGAGCCATCCTAGGCTGTCATCCAGTATATTGCAAAAGAATTTGTATAAACCAAGTAGTTGGTTTTCTGGTAATCAGATACTTCAGCAAAGTCCAGAAGCAGAAATGGTTGCTGGACGTTATTCCCCTCCTTGGTTTAG TGTTGCTCCTATGATGGATTGCACTGACAATCACTACAGAACTCTTGCTCGTTTAATATCAAAGCACGCATGGCTGTACAGCGAGATGCTTGCTGCTGAAACAATTGTTTACCAAAAAGATAATCTT GACAGATTTTTAGCATTTTCTCCAGACCAGCATCCTATTGTCCTGCAAATTGGAGGAAACAATTTGAATAACATTGCAAAAGCTGTTGAACTTGCCAATCCTTACGGCTatgatgaaattaatttgaa CTGTGGATGTCCAAGTCCAAAGGTGGCTGGACATGGGTGCTTCGGTGCTCGCCTTATGCTGGATCCTAAG TTTGTTGGTGAAGCTATGTCAGTAATTGCTGCCAACACTGACGCCCCTGTAAGCGTGAAATGTCGAATTGGCGTCGATGACCATGATTCATATAATGAACTTT gTGATTTTATTTACAAAGTTTCTTCTTTGTCGCCAACTAAGCATTTCATAATCCATTCCCGCAAGGCACTGCTCAATGGTATTAGCCCAGCTGAAAATCGAAATATTCCTCCTTTGAA ATATGAATATTTCTATGCACTGATGCGCGACTTTCCAGACTTGAGATTCACAATAAATGGGGGCATTAACACTGTTGATGAG GTTAATGCTGCTCTCAGGCTCGGAGCTCATGGTGTAATGGTGGGTCGAGCTGCTTACCAAAA CCCTTGGCGTACTTTAGGACATGTAGACACTGCAATTTATGGTGCGCCTAGCAGTGGTATAACCCGTCGTCAG GTCCTTGAACAATATCAAGTTTATGGGGATTCTGTTTTGGGTACATATGGAAATAAACCAAATATTCGTGATGTTGTGAAG CCGTTGCTTCACCTTTTTTATACAGATCCTGGAAATGGTCCATGGAAGCGTAAAGCTGATTTTGCTTTTCAGCATTGCAAG ACCATCAAATCATTTTTCGAGGAAACACTTGTGGCCATTCCAGATTATATATTGGATGCTCCTGTAGCAGAACCTCCATCAGGACGTGAAGATCTTTTTGCCAATACGCTTAGATTGATGCCTCCTCCATACGAGGACAGAGAGCAAAAG GTGGTGAgaaatcaaacttaa
- the LOC111791623 gene encoding polygalacturonase-like → MHQPTHFLIFFMSFPLFSLCFGSFHVYPLPVSQYHDQIYGHYPKPRWNTGFYGSMTRQDRVSSLSGSPKIVNVVDFGAKGNGQDDSKAFELAWKEACSSSKAMILVPKGRTYYLKPITFSGPCRSPLTLKIDGMIKASPRMSDYDDDRRHWLKFEGVDNFVVEGNGIINGNGKKWWQNSCKVNKELPCRGAPTAVTFYQCINLVVANLKLENAQQMHLTFQKCTNVQALNLRVVAPENSPNTDGIHVTETQNVIIRNCVIGTGDDCISIVSGSRNVRAMDITCGPGHGISIGSLGAGNSEAEVSNIRVDRALISGTSNGVRIKTWQGGSGYAKNIMFQNVVMNNVSNPIIIDQNYCDKEEKSCPQQNSAVKVSNVVYKNIRGTSASDDAIRFDCSKSSPCQDISMLGVHLVRQGDDVATASCENVRLKNRWKVYPQCSS, encoded by the exons ATGCATCAACCAACCCATTTCCTCATCTTTTTCATGTCATTTCCCctgttttctctctgttttggCAGTTTCCATGTGTACCCACTTCCTGTTTCTCAATATCATGATCAAATTTATGGTCATTATCCAAAACCCAGATGGAACACGGGTTTTTACGGCTCGATGACGAGGCAGGATCGAGTAAGCTCGCTTTCGGGTTCGCCAAAGATCGTGAATGTGGTTGATTTTGGAGCTAAGGGAAATGGACAAGATGACAGTAAG GCATTTGAGCTAGCTTGGAAGGAGGCTTGTTCTTCTAGTAAGGCAATGATTTTGGTGCCTAAAGGCAGGACATATTATCTTAAGCCAATAACTTTTTCAGGTCCTTGTAGATCTCCTTTGACACTAAAG ATCGATGGAATGATCAAAGCTTCTCCAAGAATGTCGGATTACGATGACGATCGACGACATTGGCTTAAATTCGAAGGCGTCGACAACTTTGTTGTAGAAGGCAATGGTATCATCAATGGAAATGGCAAAAAATGGTGGCAAAACTCTTGCAAAGTGAACAAAGAACTT CCTTGCAGGGGAGCACCGACG GCTGTAACTTTCTACCAATGCATCAACTTGGTTGTGGCTAACCTGAAACTAGAAAATGCACAGCAAATGCATCTGACATTTCAGAAATGCACCAATGTCCAAGCTTTGAATCTTCGGGTCGTCGCCCCGGAGAATAGTCCCAACACGGATGGAATTCACGTCACGGAAACTCAAAATGTTATAATAAGGAATTGTGTCATTGGAACAG ggGATGACTGCATTTCTATTGTAAGTGGGTCAAGAAATGTTAGAGCAATGGATATCACTTGTGGGCCAGGACATGGAATTAG CATTGGAAGCTTAGGAGCTGGAAACTCAGAAGCTGAGGTTTCAAATATAAGAGTAGATAGAGCACTGATATCAGGAACCAGTAATGGGGTGAGAATAAAGACTTGGCAG GGAGGTTCTGGATATGCTAAAAACATCATGTTTCAAAACGTTGTCATGAACAATGTGAGCAATCCAATAATTATAGACCAGAATTACTgtgataaagaagaaaagtcaTGCCCACAACAG AATTCAGCAGTGAAAGTAAGCAATGTGGTGTACAAGAACATTAGAGGAACAAGTGCTTCTGATGATGCCATAAGATTTGATTGCAGCAAAAGCTCCCCTTGTCAAGACATTTCCATGCTTGGAGTTCATCTAGTTAGACAAGGAGATGATGTTGCTACAGCTTCCTGTGAGAATGTTAGGTTGAAAAATAGATGGAAAGTTTATCCACAGTGCTCCTCATAA